A window of the Gossypium arboreum isolate Shixiya-1 chromosome 2, ASM2569848v2, whole genome shotgun sequence genome harbors these coding sequences:
- the LOC108460383 gene encoding uncharacterized protein LOC108460383 isoform X4 codes for MTFSFLTLLNLGCYYSIPLIMSIAFYKRVMRNGPDHIGYAVKKPLLLFFHHDEFVSLPPIVPEGPIAIYGLGGGTAAHLMLDVWPSLQLEGWEIDEILIDKAREYFGLSNLEKCNDVGGQLQVHIDDAFSYEQHRPSGYAGIIIDLFSDGKVLSQLQEVEIWLELSDRLMPGGRLMVNCGGVSESSLDGKVQHPSIDDIWMQNSTIKALAEAFPGQVNWKRMPESQGQNYLALTGPLPDLTSWSAMVPSCLSEAVKQWKHCRPLH; via the exons ATGACATTCTCATTTTTGACACTCCTCAATCTAGGATGCTACTACTCGATTCCACTC ATAATGTCCATAGCGTTCTACAAAAGGGTGATGAGAAATGGACCGGATCATATTGGGTATGCTGTGAAGAAGCCTCTTCTTTTGTTCTTTCATCAT GACGAATTCGTTAGTTTGCCACCAATTGTACCTGAAGGTCCCATTGCAATCTACGGATTG GGCGGCGGAACAGCTGCACATTTGATGCTTGACGTGTGGCCTTCATTGCAGCTTGAAGGTTGGGAGATTGATGAAATA TTAATTGATAAAGCAAGAGAATATTTTGGGCTATCCAATCTTGAGAAGTGTAATGACGTTGGTGGTCAGCTTCAAGTTCACATTGATGATGCTTTTTCATATGAACAACATCGTCCTTCAGGCTATGCTG GCATCATTATTGACTTGTTCTCTGATGGAAAGGTTCTTTCACAGTTGCAAGAG GTTGAAATATGGTTGGAATTAAGTGATAGATTGATGCCTGGTGGTCGCCTTATGGTGAATTGTGGTGGTGTAAGTGAATCATCTTTGGATGGAAAAGTACAGCATCCATCCATTGATGACATTTGGATGCAAAATTCTACCATCAAGGCATTAGCTGAAGCATTTCCTGGACAA GTCAACTGGAAGAGAATGCCTGAAAGCCAAGGACAAAACTATCTTGCCCTAACAGGACCTTTGCCAGATTTGACCTCATGGTCAGCTATGGTCCCAAGTTGTCTAAGTGAAGCTGTGAAACAATGGAAGCATTGTAGGCCCCTTCATTGA
- the LOC108460383 gene encoding uncharacterized protein LOC108460383 isoform X3, translating to MFWSSISLSPTAIASPPFPLTELFFPPLSPTPTLTPATFKLRSSSTCCTKTDLTSQHEETPPNPYPKQDETPQAAAAAEEEETFQVLTAIHTQYNDILIFDTPQSRMLLLDSTHNVHSVLQKGDEKWTGSYWDEFVSLPPIVPEGPIAIYGLGGGTAAHLMLDVWPSLQLEGWEIDEILIDKAREYFGLSNLEKCNDVGGQLQVHIDDAFSYEQHRPSGYAGIIIDLFSDGKVLSQLQEVNWKRMPESQGQNYLALTGPLPDLTSWSAMVPSCLSEAVKQWKHCRPLH from the exons ATGTTTTGGTCATCAATTTCATTGTCACCAACAGCAATAGCATCGCCCCCTTTCCCTCTCACTGAATTATTCTTCCCTCCGCTTTCTCCTACTCCTACTCTCACTCCTGCTACCTTCAAATTACGCTCTTCATCCACTTGTTGTACGAAAACAGACTTAACAAGTCAACATGAAGAAACACCACCAAATCCTTATCCAAAACAAGACGAAACGCCacaagcagcagcagcagcagaagAAGAAGAAACCTTTCAAGTGCTGACAGCCATCCATACGCAATACAATGACATTCTCATTTTTGACACTCCTCAATCTAGGATGCTACTACTCGATTCCACTC ATAATGTCCATAGCGTTCTACAAAAGGGTGATGAGAAATGGACCGGATCATATTGG GACGAATTCGTTAGTTTGCCACCAATTGTACCTGAAGGTCCCATTGCAATCTACGGATTG GGCGGCGGAACAGCTGCACATTTGATGCTTGACGTGTGGCCTTCATTGCAGCTTGAAGGTTGGGAGATTGATGAAATA TTAATTGATAAAGCAAGAGAATATTTTGGGCTATCCAATCTTGAGAAGTGTAATGACGTTGGTGGTCAGCTTCAAGTTCACATTGATGATGCTTTTTCATATGAACAACATCGTCCTTCAGGCTATGCTG GCATCATTATTGACTTGTTCTCTGATGGAAAGGTTCTTTCACAGTTGCAAGAG GTCAACTGGAAGAGAATGCCTGAAAGCCAAGGACAAAACTATCTTGCCCTAACAGGACCTTTGCCAGATTTGACCTCATGGTCAGCTATGGTCCCAAGTTGTCTAAGTGAAGCTGTGAAACAATGGAAGCATTGTAGGCCCCTTCATTGA
- the LOC108460383 gene encoding uncharacterized protein LOC108460383 isoform X2 — MFWSSISLSPTAIASPPFPLTELFFPPLSPTPTLTPATFKLRSSSTCCTKTDLTSQHEETPPNPYPKQDETPQAAAAAEEEETFQVLTAIHTQYNDILIFDTPQSRMLLLDSTHNVHSVLQKGDEKWTGSYWDEFVSLPPIVPEGPIAIYGLGGGTAAHLMLDVWPSLQLEGWEIDEILIDKAREYFGLSNLEKCNDVGGQLQVHIDDAFSYEQHRPSGYAGIIIDLFSDGKVLSQLQEVEIWLELSDRLMPGGRLMVNCGGVSESSLDGKVQHPSIDDIWMQNSTIKALAEAFPGQHVSLGVKGKPRKKLQIEPRNKKLNID, encoded by the exons ATGTTTTGGTCATCAATTTCATTGTCACCAACAGCAATAGCATCGCCCCCTTTCCCTCTCACTGAATTATTCTTCCCTCCGCTTTCTCCTACTCCTACTCTCACTCCTGCTACCTTCAAATTACGCTCTTCATCCACTTGTTGTACGAAAACAGACTTAACAAGTCAACATGAAGAAACACCACCAAATCCTTATCCAAAACAAGACGAAACGCCacaagcagcagcagcagcagaagAAGAAGAAACCTTTCAAGTGCTGACAGCCATCCATACGCAATACAATGACATTCTCATTTTTGACACTCCTCAATCTAGGATGCTACTACTCGATTCCACTC ATAATGTCCATAGCGTTCTACAAAAGGGTGATGAGAAATGGACCGGATCATATTGG GACGAATTCGTTAGTTTGCCACCAATTGTACCTGAAGGTCCCATTGCAATCTACGGATTG GGCGGCGGAACAGCTGCACATTTGATGCTTGACGTGTGGCCTTCATTGCAGCTTGAAGGTTGGGAGATTGATGAAATA TTAATTGATAAAGCAAGAGAATATTTTGGGCTATCCAATCTTGAGAAGTGTAATGACGTTGGTGGTCAGCTTCAAGTTCACATTGATGATGCTTTTTCATATGAACAACATCGTCCTTCAGGCTATGCTG GCATCATTATTGACTTGTTCTCTGATGGAAAGGTTCTTTCACAGTTGCAAGAG GTTGAAATATGGTTGGAATTAAGTGATAGATTGATGCCTGGTGGTCGCCTTATGGTGAATTGTGGTGGTGTAAGTGAATCATCTTTGGATGGAAAAGTACAGCATCCATCCATTGATGACATTTGGATGCAAAATTCTACCATCAAGGCATTAGCTGAAGCATTTCCTGGACAA CACGTGAGCTTGGGAGTGAAAGggaaaccaagaaagaaactacAAATTGAAccaagaaacaaaaagttgaatATAGACTGA
- the LOC108460986 gene encoding protein disulfide-isomerase: MARSVCVWFALAAIVCSLSAISAEESSESKEFVLTLDHSNFTDTVSKHDFIVVEFYAPWCGHCKHLAPEYEKAASILSKHDPPIFLAKVDADDEANKDLASQYDVKGYPTLQILRNGGKNVQEYKGPREADGIVEYLKKQSGLASVEIKLTEDASNLIDDKKIVIVGVFPKFSGEEFESYMALAEKLRSDYDFGHTLDAKQLPRGESSVVGPLVRLFKPFDELVVDFKDFKPEALEKFIEESSIPLVTLFNNDPSNHPFVAKFYNSPNAKAMLFADLSTEGFDSLQSKYREVAEQYKGKGISFLLGDVEASQAAFQYFGVEESQVPLIIIQSDDGKKYFKPNLNADDIAPWVKDFKEGKVVPYVKSEPIPKENNKPVKVVVADTLQDMVFKSGKNVLLEFYAPWCGHCKKLAPILDEVAVHYEKDADVLIAKFDATSNDILDENFDVRGYPTVYLRSANGNITPYEGNRTKEDIVDFIEKNRDKPVHQESLKDEL, encoded by the exons ATGGCGAGAAGTGTTTGCGTTTGGTTTGCCTTGGCTGCAATTGTATGCTCTTTATCGGCCATTTCTGCTGAAGAAAGCAGTGAATCGAAAGAATTCGTTTTGACATTGGATCACTCTAATTTTACTGACACTGTTAGCAAGCACGATTTCATTGTCGTCGAATTTTACGCTCCTTG GTGCGGGCACTGTAAGCATCTTGCTCCCGAG TATGAGAAAGCAGCATCCATTTTGAGTAAACATGATCCTCCAATCTTTCTAGCTAAAGTTGATGCCGATGatgaagcaaacaaagatttagCAAGCCAATATGATGTCAAGGGCTACCCTACGCTTCAAATTTTGAGAAATGGAGGAAAGAATGTTCAAGAATACAAAGGTCCACGTGAAGCTGATGGTATTGTAGAGTATTTAAAGAAACAAAGTGGCCTTGCTTCTGTTGAAATAAAATTAACAGAAGATGCCAGTAACCTTATTGATGACAAGAAGATAGTAATT GTTGGGGTGTTCCCAAAATTTTCTGGGGAAGAGTTTGAGAGCTATATGGCACTCGCTGAGAAATTACGTTCTGATTATGACTTTGGTCATACTTTGGATGCTAAACAACTTCCCCGTGGTGAATCATCAGTTGTTGGCCCTCTTGTTAGACTTTTCAAGCCTTTTGATGAACTCGTTGTTGACTTTAAG GATTTTAAACCGGAAGCTCTAGAGAAGTTTATTGAAGAATCTAGCATTCCTCTTGTGACTCTGTTTAACAATGACCCAAGCAATCACCCCTTTGTTGCGAAGTTCTATAACAGTCCCAATGCTAAG GCTATGTTGTTTGCTGACTTGAGTACTGAAGGATTTGATTCATTGCAATCAAAATATCGTGAAGTTGCGGAGCAATACAAAGGAAAGGGCATTAGTTTCCTTTTGGGAGATGTTGAGGCTAGCCAAGCTGCCTTCCAG TATTTTGGAGTTGAAGAAAGCCAAGTACCTCTAATCATCATTCAGAGTGATGATGGGAAGAAGTATTTTAAACCAAATTTGAACGCTGATGACATTGCACCATGGGTGAAGGATTTCAAG GAAGGAAAAGTTGTACCGTACGTGAAGTCTGAACCTATTCCCAAGGAGAACAATAAACCAGTGAAAGTGGTGGTTGCTGACACCCTTCAAGACATGGTTTTCAAATCAGGGAAAAATG TTCTGCTTGAGTTTTATGCCCCTTGGTGTGGACATTGCAAAAAATTGGCACCAATCTTGGATGAAGTTGCTGTCCATTATGAAAAAGATGCCGATGTTTTGATCGCAAAATTT GACGCAACTTCAAATGATATATTGGATGAGAACTTTGATGTTAGAGGTTACCCAACTGTCTACTTGAGATCAGCTAATGGAAATATTACTCCATATGAGGGTAATAGAACCAAAGAAGACATTGTTGACTTCATTGAAAAGAACAGGGACAAACCTGTCCATCAAGAGTCGCTTAAAGATGAGCTCTGA
- the LOC108460383 gene encoding uncharacterized protein LOC108460383 isoform X1, protein MFWSSISLSPTAIASPPFPLTELFFPPLSPTPTLTPATFKLRSSSTCCTKTDLTSQHEETPPNPYPKQDETPQAAAAAEEEETFQVLTAIHTQYNDILIFDTPQSRMLLLDSTHNVHSVLQKGDEKWTGSYWDEFVSLPPIVPEGPIAIYGLGGGTAAHLMLDVWPSLQLEGWEIDEILIDKAREYFGLSNLEKCNDVGGQLQVHIDDAFSYEQHRPSGYAGIIIDLFSDGKVLSQLQEVEIWLELSDRLMPGGRLMVNCGGVSESSLDGKVQHPSIDDIWMQNSTIKALAEAFPGQVNWKRMPESQGQNYLALTGPLPDLTSWSAMVPSCLSEAVKQWKHCRPLH, encoded by the exons ATGTTTTGGTCATCAATTTCATTGTCACCAACAGCAATAGCATCGCCCCCTTTCCCTCTCACTGAATTATTCTTCCCTCCGCTTTCTCCTACTCCTACTCTCACTCCTGCTACCTTCAAATTACGCTCTTCATCCACTTGTTGTACGAAAACAGACTTAACAAGTCAACATGAAGAAACACCACCAAATCCTTATCCAAAACAAGACGAAACGCCacaagcagcagcagcagcagaagAAGAAGAAACCTTTCAAGTGCTGACAGCCATCCATACGCAATACAATGACATTCTCATTTTTGACACTCCTCAATCTAGGATGCTACTACTCGATTCCACTC ATAATGTCCATAGCGTTCTACAAAAGGGTGATGAGAAATGGACCGGATCATATTGG GACGAATTCGTTAGTTTGCCACCAATTGTACCTGAAGGTCCCATTGCAATCTACGGATTG GGCGGCGGAACAGCTGCACATTTGATGCTTGACGTGTGGCCTTCATTGCAGCTTGAAGGTTGGGAGATTGATGAAATA TTAATTGATAAAGCAAGAGAATATTTTGGGCTATCCAATCTTGAGAAGTGTAATGACGTTGGTGGTCAGCTTCAAGTTCACATTGATGATGCTTTTTCATATGAACAACATCGTCCTTCAGGCTATGCTG GCATCATTATTGACTTGTTCTCTGATGGAAAGGTTCTTTCACAGTTGCAAGAG GTTGAAATATGGTTGGAATTAAGTGATAGATTGATGCCTGGTGGTCGCCTTATGGTGAATTGTGGTGGTGTAAGTGAATCATCTTTGGATGGAAAAGTACAGCATCCATCCATTGATGACATTTGGATGCAAAATTCTACCATCAAGGCATTAGCTGAAGCATTTCCTGGACAA GTCAACTGGAAGAGAATGCCTGAAAGCCAAGGACAAAACTATCTTGCCCTAACAGGACCTTTGCCAGATTTGACCTCATGGTCAGCTATGGTCCCAAGTTGTCTAAGTGAAGCTGTGAAACAATGGAAGCATTGTAGGCCCCTTCATTGA
- the LOC108460382 gene encoding L-2-hydroxyglutarate dehydrogenase, mitochondrial produces the protein MLKQVFVRGVKRRFHLPKPFETWRNAPKEKAECVVIGAGIVGLAVARELSLKGKEVLVLDSAPTFGTAASSRNSEVIHAGIYYPSNSLKARFCVRGRKLLYHYCSQRGIPHNQIGKLIVATGTSEIPKLNQLFNRGIQNGVENLRMLDASEAIKMEPELHCVKALLSPASGILDSHSLMLSLVGEAETNGATFSYNTAVIGGHLEGNQMVLHVCETKTLTNWDGNTPLQPDLLLMPIIVVNSSGLSAPTLAKRFHGLNTAIIPPAYYARGSYFILSNANSTRHPPFKHLIYPVPEEGGLGVHVTLDLDGQLKFGPDVEWIPHVPDTTNFLNKFDYSVSVDRVARFYPEIRKYYPNLKDGSLIPGYAGIRPKLHGPGQSACDFVIQGEDIHGVGGLVNLFGIESPGLTSSMAIAEYVAALLLGG, from the exons ATGCTAAAACAGGTCTTTGTTAGGGGGGTCAAGAGGAGATTTCATTTACCAAAACCATTTGAAACATGGCGGAATGCCCCAAAAGAGAAAGCGGAGTGCGTCGTTATCGGAGCCGGAATCGTGGGACTGGCAGTGGCCAGAGAGCTTTCGTTGAAGGGGAAAGAGGTTTTGGTCCTGGACTCTGCTCCCACCTTCGGAACAGCCGCCAGCAGCCGCAACAGCGAGGTCATCCATGCCGGCATCTACTATCCTTCCAATTCTCTCAAGGCTCGTTTTTGTGTGAGAGGAAGAAAATTACTCTATCACTACTGCTCTCAGCGTGGGATACCTCATAACCAGATCGGTAAACTCATAGTTGCCACAGGTACTTCCGAGATTCCAAAGTTAAATCAACTGTTCAATCGTGGGATTCAAAATGGGGTTGAAAATCTTCGGATGTTGGACGCTTCTGAGGCTATCAAAATGGAGCCTGAATTGCACTGTGTCAAAGCTTTGCTATCCCCTGCTTCTGGCATTCTGGATTCCCATTCTCTGATGCTGTCTTTAGTG GGGGAGGCTGAAACTAATGGCGCTACCTTCTCTTACAACACTGCTGTCATTGGAGGTCATCTTGAAGGAAATCAAATGGTCCTCCACGTTTGTGAAACCAAAACACTTACAAACTGGGATGGAAACACTCCATTGCAACCGGACCTCCTACTTATGCCTATAATTGTAGTCAATTCTTCAGGCTTGAGTGCTCCCACTCTGGCTAAGAGATTCCATGGTCTAAACACAGCTATCATCCCTCCTGCATATTATGCTCGTGGCTCCTACTTTATCCTTTCAAATGCAAATTCTACTAGACATCCTCCTTTCAAGCACTTGATATATCCTGTACCAGAGGAAGGTGGTCTTGGAGTGCATGTTACTCTGGACTTAGATGGTCAGCTCAAGTTTGGCCCAGATGTTGAGTGGATTCCTCATGTACCTGATACAACCAACTTCCTTAATAA GTTTGACTATTCTGTAAGTGTTGATCGTGTTGCAAGATTTTATCCAGAGATTCGGAAGTACTACCCAAATCTCAAAGATGGATCTCTAATACCAGGTTATGCAGGGATTCGACCAAAACTTCATGGACCTGGACAGTCTGCCTGTGATTTTGTAATACAG GGAGAAGACATTCATGGAGTGGGTGGTCTTGTAAATCTTTTCGGTATCGAGTCACCCGGGCTGACTTCAAGCATGGCGATTGCTGAATATGTAGCTGCTTTACTTTTGGGAGGATGA
- the LOC108457958 gene encoding GDP-mannose transporter GONST3, whose product MSKDVEDPADRGPEVLVPSGDAQETWYSCVLKQVSVYGVAAGYCISASLLSIINKWAVMKFPYPGALTALQYLTSAAGVVLCGWFKVLEHDPLDLRTMGQFLPAAIIFYLSLFTNSELLLHANVDTFIVFRSAVPIFVAIGETLYLSQPWPSLKTWISLGTIFGGSVLYVLTDYQFTLTAYTWAAAYLVSMSIDFVYIKHVVMTIGLNTWGLVLYNNLEALLLFPLELLIMGELKKIKHEISDESDWHSFQVILPVGLSCLFGLAISFFGFSCRRAISATGFTVLGIVNKLLTVVINLVIWDKHSTFVGTVGLLICMLGGVMYQQSTSCKPKAVSEATVQETEEQQNLLEMQNNSQAKNNEKEDTKIEK is encoded by the coding sequence ATGTCTAAGGATGTGGAGGATCCTGCTGACCGTGGTCCTGAAGTCTTGGTTCCCTCTGGTGATGCCCAAGAAACATGGTATAGTTGTGTACTAAAGCAAGTATCTGTCTATGGAGTGGCGGCAGGATACTGCATTTCAGCTTCTCTTCTCTCCATCATCAACAAATGGGCTGTAATGAAATTTCCTTATCCAGGGGCACTAACTGCTTTGCAGTATCTGACAAGCGCAGCTGGTGTAGTTCTCTGTGGATGGTTTAAGGTCCTAGAGCATGATCCACTTGACCTTCGGACCATGGGGCAGTTCCTACCTGCAGCCATTATATTTTATCTCTCTCTCTTTACCAACAGTGAGCTCCTCCTACATGCTAATGTTGACACTTTCATTGTCTTCCGATCAGCGGTTCCTATATTTGTTGCAATAGGAGAGACCCTTTACTTGAGCCAACCTTGGCCTTCATTGAAGACATGGATCTCATTAGGCACCATCTTTGGCGGCAGTGTCCTTTATGTTCTTACTGATTACCAGTTCACATTAACTGCCTATACTTGGGCTGCTGCATACTTGGTAAGTATGTCTATAGATTTTGTTTATATAAAGCATGTGGTAATGACTATTGGTCTAAATACATGGGGTCTTGTACTGTACAATAATCTTGAGGCTCTCCTATTGTTTCCTCTTGAGCTACTAATAATGGGAGAGTTGAAGAAAATAAAGCATGAAATCTCGGATGAGTCTGATTGGCACTCTTTTCAAGTGATTCTACCTGTGGGTTTATCATGTTTATTTGGGTTGGCCATATCTTTCTTTGGGTTCTCTTGCCGAAGGGCAATTTCTGCTACAGGGTTTACTGTTCTTGGTATAGTTAACAAGCTATTGACAGTTGTGATTAATTTGGTTATTTGGGACAAACATTCGACTTTCGTGGGGACTGTGGGGCTCTTGATTTGTATGCTAGGTGGTGTTATGTATCAGCAGTCGACAAGCTGTAAGCCCAAAGCTGTCAGTGAAGCTACAGTTCAAGAGACAGAGGAACAGCAGAATTTACTTGAAATGCAAAACAACTCACAAGCCAAGAACAATGAAAAAGAAGATACTAAGATAGAGAAGTGA